A genomic stretch from Corynebacterium sp. 21KM1197 includes:
- a CDS encoding condensation domain-containing protein, with product MSTPDTALLPLTGAQRGIFDAQMMDPHSPLYVVGEVLELTGSINPEALCAAIEATQREVDTLRIRVLVPEEGEPGQYVSGEIVAPVVRDLREHPHPERLAQARIDAAKTTLAERTRGLAEVPLCHYEVLRLGQERTWVIQLYHHLIVDGYSATLLTRRIAEYYTAAITGKKPKRYRGAALAQIVAEDAAYADSPQAEEDREFFRDLLDPLPDLTERERLNAATGSAQTSGTTVTTTVRLAAADQERCEGVARELGSTWVTALVALYAAQLWHTQGRPQGDMCLAMPMMARASSAQRATPHMAVNVLPLLVPVLAEASVADLLAATDERLGSLREHQRYRGENLPRDLGVPGAGALLHGMGVNAKIFHVRFDFAGTPGVLRNVAGGPPEDFGLVVMPAGDGGIDLGLETDPVRVPEEVARRRLRELRDLLVRFGRGEAGSVADLLGGRSALTERIDARAGHPAPERGANLRELIDALADTAEASLITEDGPLSGMELHRRVRETARRLPQGGPIAIDLPRNADLVVTVLAALYAGVPFTYLEAGAPQARREQILSALGATWVAGRDPLPERPQESAPEPQASDLAYVIFTSGSTGAPKGVQITRGNLEALLGGHLRGLYRRPRAVVGHTASFAFDAALDQLLWLLAGHCVRLYPEEIATDAEAALGALRRDRVTVFDTTPSLAAALMAAGLGDLPDLEALVLGGEALPAALWDRLAASGLRVVNAYGPTEACIDALMAEVTPGAPVIGVPVAGMRAYALTENRQVAADFERGRLYLAGPQVARGYLDSQATEAAFITATVDPRRGPERLYDTGDLVRWIPGRGYEYLGRVDDQVEINGRRVELGEVEAALLATEGVAAATVTPHGRAGLIGWVVPESGAQINPRAVREAVAGHLPAAMVPGRVEVLAELPTTVSGKADRKALRERAEREPEEEVRTQPAPENPAAQALLEACAEQTGTAMSADADFISQGGDSISALTVATQLRRQGWVILPKDLLAGTPLGAVASGMTREEQGGGEQREFFLPIGALPESPVAARQRAAAPTPEAWAGFAQYAEIPGPQVTPEVLGEVVSQLLRAHGALRAILDSRAGEYLVPRVPLGEITEYIGTAPVANLAEVAARPALLDPEAGRMVHAVALHGGGVGLVVHHSGVDALSWATLRAEVRRILRGGKLAATTDAWRAHCLRAARRDHGAEIPQWLRIQRAGEVSAGEDLPARAEATCRSLDIPKAPARALTEEPEATMLAALALSVGGYLGVEGHGRESDSTTVGWFTIEHPLSVAVSHSEDPLADAADALAAARRARGRVPGAGEGYGWLAHGDAAGALHGIGVRPPQVVLNVIPGTGEFQVVDHPQRRLTEALTVNVFLAESRIEYTADPARFDVDRVHAEILRRLGHLLLARRAGIGDAPRRALERRYGPIEKVLLISPQQEGLLFHTLSAAEDPYALAMGVELRGGTAIDVPRLARAWRELLRRHPALCAGFDATTGENPVQFIPRDTPETFRVIDLRGEDTGATEAARNLAEHLLHRESTRQVSVSHPPLVRATAIWQEEHRLRLILTGHHLLTDGWSTGIMLREFLALYHGEELPAAPRPEVFLDWLAQRREEDRRVWRAHLEGVEHPTLVARGAEESGQGERALPVSLSPQQEAALVATARGAGATPAELLQVAWAYVLAELTGQEDEVLCGVTVSGRPPELPETAQMIGLFAATVPARIRLSGDPLADLRAHHATRTEMAGHTAASLADMGASGLFDTIVVYENAPAPNPQGDLVVTGTQSLGQTHYPITVLAQPGRDFDVVLAYRPGLVDTARAEWAARRLGQVLGFFLGEPLPRDQRPPEAPAEKTEAPESVAPAVIEHTASQASGAPSASLIAEHMAEVLDCEVTPETVFSEAGGHSLLAVRLLGRLQRAGLNITIGDILAGGSPRGIAARLGAGGPSATASAESAVASSSPLVVRTIGARTLWCMPPGDGLHTPWADLAARIPLRVRAVIWAGEIEQPTLDRAVADIVALIRAEQPHGPYYLAGWSFGGVLAHAVAHALGGPEQVAFLGILDSYPVGVTPQGLSKDADPTPLVDGLLDLPDNAGVLRELVERNLVASGRLMAQAKPLPWQGSVHLVVGLREGTAAPGDAADAPDAPARGVPTGPQDWNPEAAWARAGARVERLDVDADHFGLVRAEGWAVVAPFLAAALEQAERARSQEPERAER from the coding sequence ATGAGCACGCCCGATACCGCCCTGCTGCCGCTCACCGGCGCGCAGCGGGGAATCTTTGATGCCCAGATGATGGACCCGCACTCGCCGCTGTACGTGGTGGGCGAGGTACTAGAGCTAACGGGAAGCATCAATCCCGAGGCCCTGTGCGCGGCCATCGAGGCCACCCAGCGCGAGGTGGATACGCTGCGTATCCGCGTGCTGGTGCCCGAGGAGGGGGAGCCCGGCCAGTACGTGAGCGGGGAAATCGTGGCCCCGGTGGTGCGGGATCTGCGCGAACACCCCCACCCGGAGCGCCTGGCGCAGGCGCGTATCGACGCCGCCAAGACCACCCTCGCGGAGCGCACGCGCGGCCTGGCGGAGGTGCCGCTGTGCCACTACGAGGTGTTGCGGTTGGGGCAGGAGCGCACCTGGGTGATTCAGCTCTATCACCACCTCATCGTCGATGGTTATTCGGCCACCCTGCTCACCCGCAGGATCGCGGAGTATTACACGGCGGCGATCACGGGGAAGAAACCCAAGCGCTACCGGGGCGCGGCGTTGGCGCAGATCGTGGCGGAGGACGCCGCCTATGCCGATTCCCCGCAGGCCGAGGAGGATCGGGAGTTCTTCCGCGATCTGCTCGACCCGTTGCCGGATCTCACCGAGCGGGAGCGTCTTAACGCCGCCACGGGCAGCGCGCAAACCTCCGGCACCACGGTGACCACCACCGTGCGCCTTGCCGCCGCCGATCAGGAGCGCTGCGAGGGCGTTGCCCGCGAGTTGGGCAGCACCTGGGTCACCGCCCTGGTGGCGCTCTATGCCGCGCAGTTGTGGCACACCCAGGGTCGTCCCCAGGGGGATATGTGCCTGGCTATGCCGATGATGGCGCGGGCCTCCTCCGCGCAGCGCGCCACCCCGCACATGGCGGTCAATGTGCTGCCCCTGCTGGTGCCGGTGCTCGCGGAGGCGAGCGTGGCCGATCTGCTCGCCGCCACCGACGAGCGCCTGGGTTCCCTCCGCGAGCACCAGCGCTATCGGGGTGAGAACCTCCCCCGCGACCTGGGGGTTCCCGGCGCGGGCGCGCTGCTGCACGGCATGGGGGTGAACGCCAAGATCTTCCACGTGCGCTTTGACTTCGCAGGCACCCCCGGCGTGCTGCGCAACGTGGCGGGCGGCCCGCCGGAGGACTTTGGCCTGGTGGTGATGCCCGCCGGCGATGGCGGGATCGACCTGGGCCTGGAAACGGATCCGGTGCGCGTGCCGGAGGAGGTGGCGCGGCGCAGGCTGCGGGAGTTGCGCGATCTCCTGGTGCGCTTTGGGCGCGGGGAGGCCGGGAGCGTGGCGGACCTGCTGGGCGGGCGCTCCGCGCTCACGGAGCGTATCGACGCCCGCGCGGGCCACCCCGCCCCGGAACGGGGAGCGAACCTGCGCGAACTCATCGACGCGCTGGCGGACACCGCCGAGGCGAGCCTTATCACCGAGGATGGCCCCCTCAGCGGGATGGAACTGCATCGGCGGGTGCGGGAGACCGCGCGCCGTCTGCCCCAGGGTGGACCCATCGCCATCGATCTGCCCCGTAACGCCGATCTGGTGGTCACGGTGCTGGCGGCGCTGTATGCCGGGGTGCCCTTTACCTACCTGGAGGCCGGGGCCCCACAGGCGCGCCGCGAGCAGATCCTCAGCGCGCTCGGGGCCACCTGGGTGGCCGGGCGCGATCCGCTCCCGGAGCGGCCGCAGGAATCGGCCCCGGAACCCCAAGCGAGCGACCTCGCCTACGTGATCTTTACCTCCGGCAGCACGGGCGCTCCCAAGGGGGTGCAGATCACCAGGGGCAACCTGGAGGCGCTGCTGGGCGGCCACCTGCGCGGGCTCTACCGACGCCCGCGCGCGGTGGTGGGGCACACCGCGAGCTTTGCCTTCGACGCCGCCCTGGATCAACTGCTCTGGCTGCTGGCCGGGCATTGCGTGCGCCTGTACCCGGAGGAGATCGCCACGGACGCCGAGGCCGCGCTGGGCGCGCTGCGGCGCGACCGGGTGACGGTCTTTGACACCACCCCCTCGCTCGCGGCGGCGCTCATGGCGGCGGGCCTGGGTGATCTTCCCGATCTTGAGGCGCTGGTTCTGGGCGGGGAGGCCTTGCCCGCCGCCCTGTGGGACAGGCTGGCGGCAAGCGGCCTGCGGGTGGTGAACGCCTATGGGCCCACGGAGGCGTGCATTGACGCCCTCATGGCGGAGGTAACCCCCGGCGCGCCGGTGATCGGGGTGCCCGTGGCCGGAATGCGTGCCTACGCGCTGACGGAGAATCGCCAGGTGGCGGCCGATTTTGAGCGGGGTCGGCTGTATCTGGCGGGCCCCCAGGTGGCGCGGGGATACCTCGATTCCCAGGCCACCGAGGCCGCCTTTATCACCGCCACGGTGGACCCGCGCCGGGGCCCGGAACGTTTGTATGACACCGGCGACCTGGTGCGGTGGATACCGGGGCGCGGGTATGAGTACCTGGGGCGCGTGGACGACCAGGTGGAGATCAATGGTCGCCGCGTGGAACTGGGGGAGGTGGAGGCCGCCCTGCTGGCCACCGAGGGCGTGGCCGCCGCGACGGTCACCCCGCACGGCCGGGCCGGATTGATCGGCTGGGTGGTGCCGGAATCGGGAGCACAGATAAACCCCCGCGCGGTGCGCGAGGCCGTGGCCGGGCACCTGCCCGCCGCGATGGTGCCGGGCCGGGTGGAGGTGTTGGCGGAGTTGCCCACCACCGTGTCCGGCAAGGCGGATCGCAAGGCGTTGCGGGAGCGCGCGGAGCGGGAACCCGAAGAGGAGGTACGCACCCAGCCCGCACCGGAAAACCCCGCCGCACAGGCCCTCCTGGAGGCCTGCGCGGAGCAGACGGGCACCGCCATGAGCGCGGACGCGGACTTCATTAGCCAGGGCGGCGATTCCATCAGCGCGCTCACGGTGGCCACCCAGTTGCGCCGCCAGGGCTGGGTGATCCTGCCCAAGGACCTGCTGGCCGGAACCCCGCTGGGGGCCGTTGCCTCCGGCATGACTCGGGAGGAACAGGGCGGGGGAGAGCAGCGCGAGTTCTTCCTGCCCATCGGCGCGCTGCCGGAAAGCCCGGTGGCCGCCCGCCAGCGCGCCGCCGCGCCCACCCCCGAGGCGTGGGCGGGCTTTGCCCAGTACGCGGAGATTCCCGGCCCGCAGGTCACCCCGGAGGTTCTGGGCGAGGTGGTGAGCCAGTTGCTGCGCGCCCACGGCGCGCTGCGCGCGATCCTCGATAGCCGCGCCGGGGAATACCTTGTGCCGCGCGTGCCCCTGGGGGAGATCACGGAATATATAGGAACGGCCCCGGTGGCGAACCTGGCGGAGGTGGCCGCCCGCCCCGCCCTGCTCGACCCCGAGGCCGGGCGCATGGTGCATGCGGTGGCCCTGCACGGCGGCGGGGTGGGGCTGGTGGTGCACCACAGCGGCGTCGATGCGCTCAGTTGGGCCACCCTGCGCGCGGAGGTGCGCCGTATCCTGCGCGGCGGGAAACTGGCGGCCACTACCGACGCCTGGCGTGCCCACTGCCTGCGCGCCGCCCGGCGCGATCACGGCGCGGAGATCCCGCAGTGGTTGCGGATACAGCGCGCGGGCGAGGTGAGCGCGGGGGAGGATTTGCCCGCTCGCGCCGAGGCCACCTGCCGCAGTCTGGATATTCCCAAGGCCCCAGCCCGGGCACTGACCGAGGAACCGGAGGCCACCATGCTCGCCGCGCTGGCCCTGAGCGTGGGCGGGTACCTCGGAGTGGAGGGCCACGGGCGGGAGAGCGATTCCACCACCGTGGGCTGGTTTACCATCGAGCACCCGCTTTCCGTGGCGGTATCCCACAGCGAGGATCCCCTCGCGGACGCGGCCGACGCCTTGGCCGCCGCCCGTCGTGCGCGCGGGCGGGTTCCCGGCGCGGGGGAGGGCTATGGGTGGTTGGCTCATGGCGACGCCGCCGGTGCCCTGCACGGCATCGGTGTGCGTCCGCCCCAGGTGGTGCTCAACGTGATCCCCGGCACCGGGGAGTTTCAGGTGGTCGATCACCCGCAGCGCCGCCTCACCGAGGCGCTGACGGTCAATGTATTCCTGGCGGAATCCCGCATCGAGTACACGGCCGATCCCGCGCGCTTTGACGTGGATCGGGTACACGCGGAGATCCTGCGCCGCCTGGGGCACCTGCTCCTGGCGCGCCGCGCGGGGATCGGAGACGCTCCCCGCCGTGCCCTGGAGCGCCGCTATGGCCCCATCGAGAAAGTCCTTCTGATCAGCCCCCAGCAGGAGGGCCTGCTCTTCCACACCCTGAGTGCAGCCGAGGACCCCTATGCCCTGGCGATGGGCGTGGAACTGCGCGGCGGTACGGCTATCGACGTCCCCCGCCTGGCGCGCGCCTGGCGCGAACTGCTCCGGCGTCACCCGGCCCTGTGCGCGGGCTTTGACGCCACCACCGGGGAGAACCCGGTGCAGTTCATACCGAGGGATACCCCGGAGACGTTCCGGGTGATAGACCTGCGCGGTGAGGACACCGGGGCTACCGAGGCGGCGCGGAATCTCGCGGAGCACCTGCTGCACCGAGAGTCCACCCGGCAGGTTTCCGTCTCCCACCCGCCCCTGGTGCGCGCCACGGCGATCTGGCAGGAGGAGCACCGCCTGCGGCTGATCCTGACCGGCCATCACCTGCTCACCGATGGCTGGTCTACCGGAATCATGCTGCGGGAATTTCTGGCCCTCTACCACGGGGAGGAACTGCCCGCCGCGCCCCGGCCGGAGGTATTCCTCGATTGGCTGGCCCAGCGCCGGGAGGAAGATAGGAGGGTGTGGCGCGCTCATCTTGAGGGCGTGGAACACCCCACCCTCGTGGCGCGCGGTGCCGAGGAATCGGGGCAGGGGGAGCGGGCCCTGCCCGTGAGCTTAAGCCCGCAGCAGGAGGCGGCCCTGGTGGCGACGGCGCGCGGCGCGGGTGCCACCCCGGCGGAGTTATTGCAGGTGGCCTGGGCCTATGTGCTCGCGGAACTCACGGGACAGGAAGACGAGGTGCTGTGCGGCGTGACGGTTTCCGGACGGCCCCCGGAGTTGCCGGAGACCGCGCAGATGATCGGCCTTTTTGCCGCCACGGTGCCCGCCCGAATCCGCCTCAGCGGCGATCCCCTGGCCGATCTGCGCGCCCACCACGCCACCCGCACGGAGATGGCGGGGCACACGGCGGCCTCCCTGGCGGACATGGGGGCGAGCGGCCTCTTTGACACCATCGTGGTCTATGAGAACGCCCCGGCCCCGAATCCCCAGGGCGATCTGGTGGTGACGGGCACGCAATCGCTGGGGCAGACGCACTATCCGATCACCGTGCTGGCCCAGCCGGGCCGGGACTTTGACGTGGTGCTGGCGTACCGCCCCGGCTTGGTGGATACGGCCCGCGCCGAGTGGGCGGCCCGCCGCCTGGGGCAGGTGCTGGGCTTCTTCCTCGGTGAGCCGCTGCCGCGCGACCAGCGTCCGCCGGAAGCCCCTGCGGAAAAGACGGAAGCACCGGAATCGGTAGCGCCCGCAGTCATAGAGCACACCGCGTCCCAGGCCTCCGGCGCGCCGAGCGCGAGCCTCATCGCGGAGCACATGGCCGAGGTGCTGGACTGCGAGGTCACCCCGGAGACGGTTTTCAGCGAGGCGGGCGGGCACTCCCTGTTGGCGGTGCGCCTGCTGGGCAGGCTCCAGCGCGCGGGTCTGAATATCACCATCGGGGATATTCTCGCCGGGGGGAGCCCGCGCGGAATTGCCGCGCGGCTCGGGGCGGGCGGGCCCTCCGCCACCGCGAGCGCAGAGAGTGCTGTGGCGTCGTCAAGCCCCCTGGTGGTGCGCACCATCGGTGCCCGCACCCTGTGGTGCATGCCGCCGGGAGATGGCCTGCATACCCCCTGGGCGGATCTGGCGGCGCGGATTCCGCTGCGGGTGCGAGCGGTGATCTGGGCCGGGGAGATCGAGCAGCCCACCCTGGATCGGGCGGTGGCCGATATTGTGGCGCTGATCCGCGCCGAGCAGCCGCACGGACCTTATTACCTGGCGGGCTGGTCCTTTGGCGGGGTGCTGGCGCACGCGGTGGCGCATGCCCTGGGCGGCCCGGAGCAGGTGGCGTTTTTGGGGATCCTCGATTCCTACCCGGTGGGGGTCACCCCGCAGGGGTTGAGCAAGGACGCCGATCCCACGCCCCTGGTGGACGGCCTGCTCGATCTGCCGGATAACGCCGGGGTGCTGCGCGAGCTGGTGGAAAGGAACCTGGTGGCCAGCGGCAGGCTCATGGCGCAGGCCAAGCCGCTGCCGTGGCAGGGGTCGGTGCACCTGGTGGTGGGGCTGCGCGAGGGTACCGCCGCGCCGGGCGACGCCGCCGACGCCCCCGACGCCCCCGCGCGAGGAGTCCCTACCGGCCCGCAGGACTGGAACCCGGAGGCCGCCTGGGCGCGCGCGGGTGCTCGGGTGGAGCGCCTGGACGTGGACGCCGATCACTTTGGCCTGGTGCGCGCCGAGGGCTGGGCCGTGGTGGCCCCCTTCCTCGCGGCGGCGCTGGAACAGGCGGAGCGCGCGCGTTCCCAGGAACCCGAGCGGGCGGAGCGCTAG
- a CDS encoding ABC transporter ATP-binding protein produces MSQPLFSARGLSTGYAERQVIKNLDLDIAEGEVTCLVGPNGCGKSTLLKSMCGLLSHGGSLEFQGREIAQWPRKERARELSLLPQTPVAPPGLTVGQLIARGRHPYQSWMAQWSRQDDAVVTQAIETTGLADLTDRPISALSGGQRQRVWIAMTIAQDTPTTLLDEPTTYLDLSTSVEVLRLVRALREEGGRTVVMVLHDLNLAARYSDRLVLLSRSGTLAAAGTPGEVLTEENLAEVFGLDAVVVADPVSGGPLVVPR; encoded by the coding sequence ATGAGCCAGCCGTTATTTTCCGCGCGGGGTTTGAGCACCGGCTACGCGGAGCGCCAGGTGATTAAGAATCTGGATTTGGACATTGCGGAGGGGGAGGTCACCTGCCTGGTCGGCCCCAATGGCTGTGGCAAGTCCACGCTGCTGAAGTCCATGTGCGGGCTGCTCAGCCACGGCGGCTCCTTGGAGTTCCAGGGCCGGGAGATCGCGCAGTGGCCGCGTAAGGAGCGCGCCCGCGAGTTATCCCTGCTGCCGCAGACCCCGGTGGCCCCGCCGGGGCTCACGGTGGGGCAACTGATCGCGCGCGGGCGGCACCCCTATCAGTCCTGGATGGCGCAGTGGTCGCGCCAGGATGACGCGGTGGTGACCCAGGCGATTGAGACCACGGGCCTGGCGGATCTCACGGATCGCCCGATCTCCGCGCTCTCCGGTGGCCAGCGCCAGCGAGTGTGGATCGCCATGACCATCGCGCAGGATACGCCCACCACGCTCCTGGACGAGCCCACCACCTACCTCGATCTCTCCACCTCCGTGGAGGTGCTGCGTCTGGTGCGGGCCCTGCGCGAGGAGGGCGGGCGCACGGTGGTGATGGTGCTGCACGATCTGAACCTGGCCGCTCGGTATTCGGATCGCCTGGTGCTGCTCTCCCGGTCGGGAACGCTGGCGGCGGCGGGCACCCCGGGGGAGGTGCTTACGGAGGAGAACCTGGCGGAGGTCTTTGGCCTGGACGCCGTGGTGGTGGCGGACCCGGTGAGCGGCGGGCCGTTGGTGGTGCCGCGCTAG
- a CDS encoding amino acid adenylation domain-containing protein yields the protein MDSSPHPTASARSTVAELLEHTLARTPEAPAVIVDNGETLTYSQVGALSGALARRLIAAGVAPGERVAVVAGRSAWQVIAAVAVLRAGGVYVPVDRAYPSARIAELLGDCAPAVVLHESCGDVLPQGTAPTLDIGDPEIREDIHTEAQAEAAAGARTGSTAIAPARPLTGADPVYIIYTSGTTGKPKGAINLHAGVALHLRWMGEVFGGAEHVVLNKAPMAFDVGVAEMLSPLVTGGAVVIPAADWWPGDSRALLEMIRRHRVTVLSIVPSMVRAMLEAGVRAGEMDSLRHLLLGGEAVPADLVARLREVTPARLHGLYGPSEAAMDVMWVEYTPDIPLCGGQALLGHAEPEVIVEVCQPEGREPVAPGEIGELVIGGPQVGGGYLNRPEATSAAFFTGPDGQRRYRTGDLVRFDEALGMYEFRGRLGDQVKVRGNRVELGEVEAALRAAPGVSGAAARLVGEELWGYVTGASHVAPEVRAHLERELPAYAVPTHLVPLDSLPLSANGKLDRSALPTQR from the coding sequence ATGGATTCCTCCCCCCATCCCACCGCCTCCGCGCGGAGCACGGTCGCGGAACTCTTAGAGCATACCCTCGCGCGCACGCCCGAGGCCCCGGCGGTGATCGTGGATAACGGGGAAACGCTCACGTACTCCCAGGTGGGGGCGCTGAGCGGGGCGCTGGCCCGCAGGCTCATCGCTGCGGGAGTCGCGCCGGGTGAGCGCGTGGCGGTGGTGGCCGGGCGCTCGGCCTGGCAGGTGATCGCCGCCGTGGCGGTGCTGCGTGCCGGTGGGGTGTACGTGCCGGTGGATCGCGCCTATCCGTCCGCGCGGATCGCGGAGTTGCTCGGTGATTGTGCTCCGGCGGTGGTGCTGCACGAGTCCTGCGGCGACGTGCTTCCCCAAGGCACTGCCCCCACCCTGGACATAGGGGACCCGGAGATCCGGGAGGATATTCACACAGAAGCCCAAGCGGAGGCAGCAGCAGGGGCACGCACAGGAAGCACCGCGATAGCCCCCGCGCGCCCGCTCACCGGCGCGGACCCGGTGTACATCATCTACACCTCCGGCACCACCGGCAAGCCCAAGGGCGCGATCAACCTGCACGCCGGGGTGGCCCTGCATCTGCGCTGGATGGGGGAGGTCTTTGGCGGGGCCGAGCACGTGGTGCTCAACAAGGCCCCGATGGCCTTTGACGTGGGCGTGGCGGAAATGCTCAGTCCTCTGGTCACGGGCGGGGCGGTGGTGATCCCGGCCGCGGATTGGTGGCCGGGCGATTCCCGCGCGCTGCTGGAGATGATCCGCCGCCACCGGGTCACGGTGCTCTCCATCGTGCCGAGCATGGTGCGCGCCATGCTGGAGGCCGGGGTGAGGGCGGGGGAGATGGATTCGCTGCGGCACCTGCTGCTCGGCGGGGAGGCCGTGCCCGCCGACCTGGTGGCGCGGCTGCGCGAGGTCACCCCGGCGCGGCTGCACGGGTTGTACGGCCCCTCGGAGGCGGCGATGGACGTGATGTGGGTGGAGTACACGCCGGATATTCCCCTGTGTGGCGGCCAGGCCCTCTTGGGGCACGCGGAGCCGGAGGTGATCGTGGAGGTCTGCCAGCCGGAAGGCCGGGAGCCGGTGGCGCCGGGGGAGATCGGGGAACTCGTCATCGGTGGCCCCCAGGTGGGCGGCGGCTATCTGAATCGCCCCGAGGCGACGTCGGCGGCCTTTTTCACCGGCCCCGATGGGCAGCGCCGGTATCGCACGGGCGACCTGGTGCGCTTTGATGAGGCCCTGGGCATGTACGAGTTCCGGGGGCGGCTGGGCGATCAGGTCAAGGTGCGCGGCAACCGCGTGGAGTTGGGCGAGGTGGAGGCTGCCCTGCGTGCGGCACCGGGGGTCAGCGGTGCCGCTGCGCGCCTGGTGGGCGAGGAGTTGTGGGGGTACGTCACCGGGGCGTCGCACGTAGCGCCCGAGGTGCGCGCGCACCTGGAACGCGAACTTCCCGCCTATGCCGTGCCCACCCACCTCGTTCCCTTGGACTCCCTGCCCCTGAGCGCGAACGGCAAACTCGATCGCTCCGCCCTGCCCACCCAGCGTTAA
- the fepB gene encoding Fe2+-enterobactin ABC transporter substrate-binding protein — protein sequence MTFSVTRRVAAAAAALALSVSLVACSNSSEDSDNSAAKDSESSASDSSFPRTIETQDKDKHPTEITIEEQPQRIVSASVSLTGALLAIDAPVVGSGGGNPKAPMFADETGFGLSWDKLAQEKNVESLFTIGSASAEAILAQNPDLVVMSNVGADTGAEIYDQLKDVVPVQVIDYSGQSWEETTREVAKATGLEKKADEVISKYEDSVKKAKDKVKVEGPVNVIALAPEGAVNFFTEESAQGQIFTDLGIELAVPSDDLVGDSAQGSARSDVKAVSAENVPLALDGKSVFVLNIDPGTPADEQVRTNEQLAETTAVSEDRVFGLDGEFFRIDAIAAQDLVEYLQENFS from the coding sequence ATGACTTTTTCTGTGACCCGTCGCGTTGCGGCGGCCGCCGCTGCCCTCGCGCTGTCGGTAAGCCTCGTGGCCTGCTCGAACTCCAGCGAGGACTCGGATAACTCCGCTGCGAAGGATTCGGAGAGCAGCGCTTCCGATTCCTCCTTCCCGCGCACCATCGAGACGCAGGATAAGGACAAGCACCCCACCGAGATCACCATCGAGGAGCAGCCGCAGCGCATCGTCTCCGCCTCCGTGAGCCTCACCGGCGCACTTTTGGCTATCGACGCCCCCGTGGTCGGCTCCGGCGGCGGCAACCCCAAGGCCCCGATGTTCGCGGATGAGACCGGCTTCGGCCTCTCCTGGGACAAGCTGGCGCAGGAAAAGAACGTGGAGTCTCTGTTCACCATCGGCTCCGCCAGCGCGGAGGCGATCCTGGCGCAGAACCCGGACCTCGTGGTGATGTCCAACGTGGGTGCCGATACCGGCGCGGAGATCTATGACCAGCTCAAGGACGTGGTTCCGGTGCAGGTGATTGATTACTCCGGCCAGTCCTGGGAGGAGACCACCCGCGAGGTGGCCAAGGCCACGGGCCTGGAGAAGAAGGCCGATGAGGTCATCTCCAAGTACGAGGACTCGGTGAAGAAGGCCAAGGACAAGGTCAAGGTGGAGGGCCCGGTCAATGTGATCGCCCTGGCCCCGGAGGGTGCGGTGAACTTCTTTACCGAGGAGTCCGCGCAGGGCCAGATCTTCACCGATCTGGGCATCGAGCTGGCCGTGCCGAGCGATGACCTGGTGGGCGACTCCGCCCAGGGCTCGGCCCGCTCGGACGTCAAGGCCGTGAGCGCGGAGAACGTGCCGCTGGCCCTGGACGGCAAGAGCGTGTTCGTGCTCAACATCGACCCGGGCACCCCGGCCGATGAGCAGGTGCGCACCAACGAGCAGTTGGCGGAGACCACCGCCGTGTCCGAGGATCGCGTGTTCGGCCTGGACGGCGAGTTCTTCCGCATCGACGCCATCGCCGCGCAGGACCTGGTGGAGTACCTGCAAGAGAACTTCTCTTAA
- a CDS encoding GNAT family N-acetyltransferase, producing the protein MTPHPAPESILHRLRTDVPPEHIAAAPPRLPQFTGRYQIRAATPADAPLIAEWMNRPHLAETWEQAWSEERWRADLTARLSGTYSLPVILSVTDHDPTDVGYLEVYYPARDDISYCHDCAPTDLGLHFAVGLEELTGRGFFRPFFDELPTALLRANPGAARVIAEPDHRNARVHSMLRKSGWNDLGEFQHRPDRRVRIFEVRA; encoded by the coding sequence ATGACCCCGCACCCCGCACCCGAAAGTATCCTGCACCGCCTGCGTACCGACGTCCCCCCGGAGCACATCGCCGCAGCACCACCCCGGTTGCCCCAGTTCACCGGCCGCTACCAGATCCGCGCCGCCACGCCCGCCGACGCCCCCCTCATCGCCGAGTGGATGAACCGCCCCCACCTGGCCGAGACCTGGGAACAGGCCTGGAGCGAGGAGCGCTGGCGCGCCGACCTCACCGCGCGCCTCTCCGGCACCTATTCCCTGCCGGTGATCCTCTCCGTCACCGACCACGACCCCACCGACGTGGGCTACCTGGAGGTCTACTACCCCGCCCGCGATGACATTAGTTACTGCCACGACTGCGCCCCCACCGACCTCGGCCTGCACTTTGCCGTGGGGTTAGAGGAACTCACCGGGCGCGGCTTCTTCCGCCCCTTCTTCGACGAACTCCCCACCGCCCTGCTGCGGGCCAACCCCGGGGCCGCGCGCGTGATCGCGGAACCCGATCACCGTAATGCCCGCGTGCACTCCATGCTGCGCAAGTCCGGGTGGAACGACCTGGGCGAGTTCCAGCACCGGCCCGACCGCCGCGTGCGGATCTTCGAGGTGCGGGCATAG